Proteins from a genomic interval of Panthera tigris isolate Pti1 chromosome A2, P.tigris_Pti1_mat1.1, whole genome shotgun sequence:
- the SMIM7 gene encoding small integral membrane protein 7 isoform X2: MIGDILLFGTLLMNAGAVLNFKLKKKDTQGFGEESREPSTGDNVREFLLSLRYFRIFIALWNVFMMFCMIVLNKSNRIGFPPSSGALILILLLMNCETPSKQTREKQ, translated from the exons ATGATCGGGGACATCCTGCTGTTCGG GACGCTGCTGATGAACGCCGGGGCGGTGCTCAACTTTAAGCT GAAAAAGAAGGACACGCAGGGCTTTGGGGAGGAGTCAAGGGAGCCCAGCACAG GTGACAACGTCCGGGAGTTCCTACTGAGCCTCAGATACTTCCGCATCTTCATCGCGCTGTGGAATGTCTTCATGATGTTCTGCATGATCGT GCTTAACAAATCTAATCGGATTGGTTTTCCTCCCAGCAGCGGGGCCTTAATTTTGATTCTGCTATTAATGAATTGTGAGACTCCTAGTAAACAGACTCGGGAAAAACAGTAG
- the SMIM7 gene encoding small integral membrane protein 7 isoform X1 yields the protein MIGDILLFGTLLMNAGAVLNFKLKKKDTQGFGEESREPSTGDNVREFLLSLRYFRIFIALWNVFMMFCMIVLFGS from the exons ATGATCGGGGACATCCTGCTGTTCGG GACGCTGCTGATGAACGCCGGGGCGGTGCTCAACTTTAAGCT GAAAAAGAAGGACACGCAGGGCTTTGGGGAGGAGTCAAGGGAGCCCAGCACAG GTGACAACGTCCGGGAGTTCCTACTGAGCCTCAGATACTTCCGCATCTTCATCGCGCTGTGGAATGTCTTCATGATGTTCTGCATGATCGT